The following coding sequences lie in one Danio rerio strain Tuebingen ecotype United States chromosome 3, GRCz12tu, whole genome shotgun sequence genomic window:
- the LOC100537504 gene encoding ecto-ADP-ribosyltransferase 5-like: MKMKIEALLLILAALQILCSPQSPCRDDSISSSSRRVGSRSSSLRRTGIIYLQNYRVAAVEEIFPLDMAQNSADDQFDGCRDKMARKVHNYYLNNEKNGNPNFKLAWEVGEKAVRPSPENPLNRTHLIAIYVYTDRIAYAEFNNAVRSGKPKYENGNFKWYSLYFLLTDAVQILKTSQDNCYDTYRGTNVNINDQNVLNTEVRLGSFVSSSQDRNIAKRFGNKSCFEIRTCKGADIAKYSKLPREKEVLIPPYEIFEVTKVQKKTDQQDLWCETVFTLESQNKTRSDLNCAVAKKLSWGEFLKQQRNHRLEEWMLQLGIKQHSAV, from the exons ATGAAGATGAAGATTGAAGCTCTTCTCCTCATTTTAGCTGCTCTACAG ATTTTGTGCAGTCCTCAAAGTCCTTGTAGGGATGACAGCATCTCTTCAAGTTCTCGTAGGGTTGGCAGCAGATCTTCAAGTCTTCGTAGGACTGGCATCATCTATTTACAG AATTACAGAGTGGCTGCTGTTGAAGAGATATTTCCACTGGATATGGCTCAGAATTCAGCTGATGATCAGTTTGACGGATGCAGAGATAAAATGGCAAGAAAAGTGCATAATtactatctaaacaatgaaaaaaatggCAATCCTAACTTCAAATTGGCTTGGGAAGTCGGTGAAAAGGCTGTAAGACCATCCCCAGAAAATCCACTGAATCGTACACACTTAATTGCCATTTACGTGTACACTGACAGGATTGCATATGCAGAGTTCAATAATGCTGTTCGAAGCGGTAAACCTAAATATGAAAACGGCAACTTCAAATGGTATTCGCTTTACTTTCTTTTAACAGATGCGGTGCAGATTCTGAAAACAAGCCAAGATAATTGCTATGATACTTACCGTGGTACAAACGTGAACATAAATGATCAAAATGTTCTGAACACAGAGGTCCGATTGGGTTCTTTTGTTTCATCTTCTCAGGATCGAAACATAGCGAAGCGTTTTGGAAATAAGTCTTGTTTTGAGATCCGCACTTGTAAAGGTGCTGATATTGCTAAATATTCTAAGCTTCCTCGTGAAAAAGAGGTGCTGATTCCTCCATATGAGATATTTGAAGTCACTAAAGTCCAGAAAAAAACAGATCAGCAAGATCTCTGGTGTGAAACCGTGTTCACTTTGGAAAGCCAAAACAAGACAAGAAGTGACCTGAACTGTGCTGTAGCCAAGAAACTATCCTGGGGTGAGTTTCTCAAACAACAACGTAACCATCGCCTTGAGGAATGGATGCTTCAGTTAGGAATAAAACAACATAGTGCAGTTTAA